The Amaranthus tricolor cultivar Red isolate AtriRed21 chromosome 2, ASM2621246v1, whole genome shotgun sequence genome contains the following window.
atgggatCATGTACGAAACTAAAAAAGATTTCAAACTCACAGGATACACCGATAGCGACTGGGCTGGaagcgtggatgatagaaaaagtacaagcgggtacgtatttcagcttggaaacaaggtggtctcatggtcatcaaaaaaacaggcgacagtagctttatcatcagcagaagcagagtacattgcagcaacaagtgcagcacgtgaagcagtctggctgagaaggatattaatcgatctacaacatacgcaagagacaccaactacaatgttctgcgacaacatgtcaacaatagcaatgacgaaGAATCCAGTGTTTTTATAGCAGATCAAAGCACATCGAGATACGATATCACTACATTTGTGAGTTAGTAGATAAGAAAGAGATCGAactacaattctgcaagacgggggagcagctcgcagacattttcacaaaacccatatcaactgaTAGATTTATCGATTTCAGAAGACGACTTAGagttcaagatttttcagattagggggagtgttaaaataatctagaaaaatctagaattttaattaaatataaaaatatctaaactaaagaattaaaaaataaaaatatctaagataatataatggaagatcctagaaaagtaattaaaaaattaaaaagatctaagatattttagtaaacttgcactataaatacccattgatgtaatcaatttttgtgcaatgaagaacaacatccattctacatattcactcatcttcctctccaaataaattcattcattattttaccatttaaattttCCTACAAATACAAAACAATATGGGACTGGATATGTTGATGAATATGTTTGCTGGTCTTGGAACTGGCGATTTAGGCGCACCAGAGAATCCAAATGGTTCAGTTCTCTTGTTTTATGCAAAGCTTCACTTTATTACTGTTTTTTAACACTTCCCGATACGTTGTGTGCCAAAAGTTTTTTGCATTTCCGTCTAAGTTAGAAACAATACTTCTCTCTTTCCCATTGCGTTGTCTTTTTGCTCTCGCTATCAATTACcaagttttaaaattattgaacgTTTTGCATATGGTGATTATCGTCTTAATATCTCAGCCCATTCCAGACTCATGTTACTCTGCTTTGCCAATCTCTGACTGCTCTATTTTCCCATGCAGTACCACCTGAAGAACTCTATGCAACTCAATTGACACAACTTCAAGAAATGGGATTTTTGACGCGGCAGAGAATATTAGGGCTCTACAAGCTACTCTTGGTAATGTCCATGCTGCAGTGGAGCGACTTTTGGGAAATATTGGTCAGTGATAATATTGATCAGACGATTTGTTTTTTGAACACAAGTTCACCAAAGGACATAACCTTTTGTGGATTAAGATTTGGTACACCCAGATTAGTCTCACAGAAGATTGGAAAAACACAGAGCTCGGGAACCAGGATTACTATTTATGCTTGTGTTTCTGGGTATATAGGCTCGTATCTCACTCCCTAGGCTAAATGTTTAGACattcttcttacccttctcCCCTCTACTGCGTCTTTGAACGTTATGTACATACACAATTTGAATTATGTTCTGTGAAATGTTTGATATGATTCTAGTCAATGTATTTTCCAGGATGTAGTTTTCGGATTTGATCCTGTTATGGGTTTCTTTGCTGTATTTTTAGCTGAGAAGAACCAGCTTCTGCTTTTAGAGAATCATATGTGTTTCCCATACGCTGTTATGAGTAAAGAATTTACAAAATTTTCTATAGTTTTCAAAGGCCCTCTTTGCTAATTAGCttatgttgtgcgacagcggaagcaaagatcgaaaaacaataatgaaacaataaagattcaaacaaacaataaagaaaatcacaccgagaaatttaacgtggttcactatcaacgtgatagctacatccaccggcaccgagaataaacttttcgctataaaccgggagattacaagatgagcacgagaaaccacaacaatggctctccaagctttttttctcttagttttcctcactttgtgttttgcattgcatctcgttctaattctaattacatggggcctttatatagtatacctcataataaaaagaaattagggttaagaaaatacaaaaaaccgtcaaatactaagagtaaccggccaaaaacgtgccaagaaaCCGCCATTACGCGACCCGTGTAAAACTACACGAGCCGCAGAGTGAGATCAGAagcaactccgcgccccgcggacatTGATCAGAACAgtctccgcgccccgcggagcaGTGTTCAAGTCACACCATATTTCAACAGCTTATATCTTTTAGCTCTAGATTATTTAATTAGCTTTAAAATTTAGTAGAGTATTTGACtaaagtttttaaattatttttaattagctttttatgtatttataaAGCTAGAAATTTACATAttctattttattcattttgcattatttaaaattataatttaagagcTTTTCTATTTAAAAGATGCAAAATTAGTTGGACATGATAATAACATTTATATTTGAAAGAAGATAAATATGTCTATCATGTTAAGTTTaaaaaacttattaaaaatGTGCTTCTCAAAATTGATTCCAAAAGCtattttttaaatcatagaTTCATTTGTTAGAAGCAATTTTACCAAACaccaaaaatatagttaagtagaTAAATACAGTTATAAAAAGCTAAAAGCTATTCCTAAAAGCtaaatatctaaaaaataataaatagtttatttgctgttactaatagcgaacaaaatttgttttttatttttttttatctcttcaAACGTAATGACATTATCCCTCTTTGATtggtactttttttttgttcgttgttagtaacagcgaacaaaccaTGACCTTACGATCGGACacgaagacgcttattttggaaattaatattttccgaagcttattttgggttttttgtttaaaaagcttatttttagtttatttcctTGAAATGGGCTATAAGTGTGGAATTTATTTAAAGGTGTTTCCTACTGTACTGGCTTTGGGTCGACAAATGAGATGCCGTTGGAATAAAGTAAAGCATCGTCGTTTCTTGGGCTTACTGTTGGGCACGATAGTCGGTCCAATGAGGTCCATTATGGTCTTGATTTCAATGTTGATGCTCAACCAGTGGATTgtggttcttcttcttctcttaaTTTTCATAATGAGATTAGAAATATGATTATCATAATTAGAATACTAACTGAGAAAAACAACCTAATTTTATGTGTGGATTTCATAAAACATATTTGTGTCTTATTAGGTTCGagtcaatttcaaaaattatccaaaacgaaaaatcattaaatcgAATCAGTGAGGAATCGACGAGTCGTCGCTTGTATTCTAATCTCTTCAATTCCAAGACAGAAAaaaaaagccgagtcggcttttgggAAGCGTCGACTAGATGCTCTGGGCGACAACTTGTCGCCAATGCTCTGCCTTGATTTTTTGCGGTTTAAGTAGTTTTTATCTGGTTTATCTTGGTGTTGGCATAGGTTTATATATTCTCTTACACATAGGATGCTTGCCTAAGGAAATTTGATCCTCTTAATTCTTTTTTCTAAATTTGCTTTGAACATGACcatttgttcttgttcttctcttCTACATAAAGTGTAGAGATGGAGTAATTAACCTTTCCTACTTTTTAAAGTACCTAACTCATTCACAATAGATTGACATTGCATTGCATTCTCTTTGTGCTAAGGGATTGTTGTTTTAGATTGTATCTCTTTGAGAGTTTTATTACCATCCCAAGCACCCTTGTGGGAGACATCATAAAAGGAAGATGATTAAAAGCGCATTGCATTCTCTTTGTGCTAAGCGACTGTTGTTTTAGATTGTATCTCTTTGAGAGTTTCATTACCATCCCAAGCACCCTTGTGGGAGACATATCATAAAAGGAAGATGATTAAACGCACATTGCATTCTCTTTGTGCTAAGGGACTGTTGTTTTAGATTGTATCTCTTTGAGAGTTTcattatcatcccaagcaccctTGTGGGAGACAtatcagaaaaggaagatgattAAAAGCCTTCTACTTATATCAACTTTTCGAGCGACGTTGATTATTGCAACATTATCTTCAAGGAGGTTTCATACTTGGTGTTTTGAAGAAGTTCCATGGCCAATGCAAGGATTTACAAATATATTTGTTGTTGTAATTTTGTACCtgtaattatatttgtaatacCATTATATTTTCAACAATCTTTTGTGAAGGAACTAACTTCACCATCACCAAGTTAGACAAGTTCGTCGGTGTTGATTTCCTTCGTTGGCAAAAGAAAATGCTCATTCTATTGATCAATCTCAGCGTTGCTTATGTCATAAGCACTCTTAGGCCGGAGGAAGTGGATAATGAAACTTTAGAACAAACTAGGAAGCGAAGTAAATGGGATAATGATGACTTTATATGTAGTAATTTAATTACTATTATAGGAGTACTACCTCAGTCCCTTCAAATCACACTCATTGATTCATTTGGTTTTTAcactcttccaatttactagtttataattaatatctctaatagtgaatatttaaaattataaaaaagtgatATCAACAAATTTACATtcagaagaataaacaaaattcaattttattatattttgacatctacattaagaataaaatatatatttagagtgatcaataaatagtgttaaaaattaaataggacaATTGCTCTTAATTAAAGACGTACCTAAATaacatttcaattatttttggaaaatttcacgtggtaatcCTGAGGTTTTAGGTTTTTCCACATAGTAactaaaaactttttaaaaaaattcacgcGGTAACCTTGAGATTTGCCAAAATGTACTACCGTGACCTTTTTGAACCAAAAATGTTAGAAAACGTTAAGTGTTCAGCATTATCAGATTTTGATGGCATTCGAACATAACCCCAAAAtgaactctctctctctctctcatccTAACATTTCCCCAAATTCCATTAAAACCCTAACCTTAAATCCCCAAAAGTGACTTCAAATTCCCTAATGTAGTATTTagaaataagtatttcattttaaattatggatttcaattatgaaatcataaataaagaatttgagaatgacaaggtttgggtaatcattctcaaatcctcaactttaactactttaaaaacaattgtggatttaactactttaaaaacaattgtGGATTTcatccaaattcaaatttgaaaatttttggtttgccaaacaataaattttaagCCAATTCTAAATTTTCATATGAAATCATTGTTCCCAAACATGGTATAATTTTAATCTACAAGGATCACAATCAAGTTCTAGATCAAGAAAGGTTAGTAATTTCTTCTTGAAATTtggaaatttcaaaaattttcaagcCCTAACCGAACCTGCTCTTCATGAAATGTTGAAAATTTCTTCTTGCTATTGCACTAAATTGTTACTGTTGAAAATTTCATCttgctttttcaaaaatttgttCTGTTGGTAATGTAAAATTCGAAAATTTGGTGACCCTTTTTGCTGTTGAAAAAAAGTAGGTTTTAACTTTGGGGgaaataatgtaaattagatGAAAAAGGTAGAGTTAGGTTTATGATTTGGGGAAAAATGTTGAAAACTTATAAATTTAGTAATGGACATTCGAATAAAAGGGGTTTAGCAGTCTTCAAGCTTTGAGTTTAACGTTTCCTAAAGTTTTTGGATCAAAAAGATTATGATGGTACATTTTGGCAAACCTTAGAGTTTTTGCgtggatttttaaaaagttttggttaccacatgAAAAACTCAAAAACCTCAGAATTATCACGTGAaatttcacattattttttaaaagaaagacAAAATTGATAGAAAAGgctaagaataataaaaaaaaattgttgaaaagaCAGTTGGCTTACGTCTTCAAGAATGAGATGCGACGATTTGTGAGTTAACCCTAAGGAAATTCTAAGGACAAAATTAATACTTCATTGTATGgtggataaaaaaaaattaaaggtatACTTCCTACTTGTATTATGGTCCCATCATATACAAGAGCAGTGATTAAGAagtcatttaaaaaataatagatacGTGTTAGAGataatatatgttattttgcttattataatataattatattagtagTGATTAAGCAAGTTGTCAATGTACAACGAACATGTTTAAATCATAatctatataaaatattattcaaatatacaataattttttatcGAGTATTCTTATATATTCAAACGGATTATATTCTTAGAGAttatttcttcttatttgtcgtgtatatgtgtatatatttattttatttatatatttattttaggaGAAATTTGTTATTAAATGAAATTTGTTATACTTGTTCCTAACCAAATAATGAAAGGACTTGCGggtattttcttaataaatatttttactaCGGACTTGTGACAGTACCGAATCAATATTacgtttatatttttattaaaacattAGCTACAAACTAGCCGGGGAACCAATATACgcttattttcttataaaaaaatatctatGAATTGATGACGGAAATTGATATGTGGTAAATAGCTATGAATTAAATTCCCTACCCAATCCGTAGCTACATTTAAGTACGAACTATCAACCAAATTCGGGTTGTAGCTATTTTGCGACTAATTAGATGACAAAAATTATTTAGCAACAAAGCAGATgacgaaaaattaaattatgtcGCTAGTCCTTTTAGCTATTAATGATGGACTAACAATATATTTTTGTCGTCGCAACTTGATAGTGTTTTTGTAGTATCCAATCAAAATTGAGTGAAGGGTCAATTTCAAACCATCACTTAACGAatacacaataatattaaagtaagtgctttaaacttaaaaaaaatgttattttattggATATACCTAAAATCTCTATCTTAATGcaatgaacaaataaaaatatatactaattaaataGGGATAGACAACCAACTTATGTATGATTGGATCTTTCCATCTTTAAtccttttgttttaatttagttttcaaATTTGTGTTGGGACGATATGATTTGgcatattttcatttataaatgtTTAAATAAGTTAGTTACacttacaaattattatataaaatggtCTCTTTTTAACACACATTTTATGTATAAGTTAAACagtctaattaatacaaattattatcaaataaaCTCTTTATTTTGAGATAATTCGGAAAAATAGTTTCTTAAAATAATGGCTCTTATTTTTTAAAGGTGGTTATTTCCATTTGGCCATCTCATATGCCTTCCAAATTtccaatatcatcatcatcaatccaTTTCTGTTCACTTTTGTTTCTTCCTTTTCTCTCTTAATTATCAGAATATAATTTTAGCAAAAGGTAAATCGGGATGATTATTTTAGTTGTAGTAGTTTTATTCGAGGGGAACAATCCacccaaaatgaaaatgaactttaaataatagaaaaaacatgAGGTAAGCATGGGTCCCAGGTGAGTAGATTCTCCATTATCACCCATAAGAAGCAGGAGACCCCAGAATAAAAAGTCGCTAGCTAGGTTAGAGCAACGTCAAAGTATTAAAATACATAGATATAGAAACTTCAAATTTTAtagttattataaataattattttgataaattagttataaatttatattcgAGTTTGAACTTATAtttaatagaataataaaattgataaaataaatcTATACTTCCACGATAAAATTCCATTGATTTGGTGACAATAAATGAATCCTTATCTAGGCTACGTTTAGCggttaatataatatattcttgtTAGTAATAATAAATACTTCTAGATTGTTATCGATTGACCTTGGTGCAAACA
Protein-coding sequences here:
- the LOC130805378 gene encoding uncharacterized protein LOC130805378; this encodes MGLDMLMNMFAGLGTGDLGAPENPNVPPEELYATQLTQLQEMGFLTRQRILGLYKLLLVMSMLQWSDFWEILVSDNIDQTICFLNTSSPKDITFCGLRFGTPRLVSQKIGKTQSSGTRITIYACVSGYIGSYLTP